A window from Pseudomonas sp. MRSN 12121 encodes these proteins:
- a CDS encoding arsenate reductase ArsC, with amino-acid sequence MRILFMCTANSCRSILCEAQFNHLAPPGFEAVSAGSFPKGQVLPRSLATLQQAGISIAGLHSKGNDSFADHPPDIVITVCDKAAGEACPVYFGPALKTHWGLEDPSEVRGDEASIDAAFRATLARIERRCNAFLALPFGTLGRDELKRELDRIGAL; translated from the coding sequence CTGCGAATCCTGTTCATGTGCACGGCCAACAGCTGTCGCAGCATTCTTTGCGAAGCCCAGTTCAACCACCTGGCGCCCCCCGGTTTCGAAGCCGTGAGCGCCGGCAGTTTTCCCAAGGGGCAGGTCTTGCCGCGCAGCCTCGCCACCTTGCAGCAGGCCGGCATCTCCATCGCTGGATTGCACAGCAAAGGCAACGACAGCTTCGCGGACCATCCGCCCGATATCGTCATCACCGTCTGCGACAAGGCCGCCGGCGAAGCCTGCCCGGTCTACTTCGGACCGGCCCTGAAAACCCACTGGGGCCTGGAGGATCCCTCCGAGGTCCGGGGAGACGAAGCCTCCATCGACGCCGCCTTCCGCGCCACCCTTGCGCGCATCGAGCGGCGCTGCAACGCCTTCCTCGCCCTTCCCTTCGGCACCCTCGGCCGCGACGAACTCAAGCGCGAGCTGGACCGTATCGGCGCTCTCTGA